The following proteins are encoded in a genomic region of Arachis stenosperma cultivar V10309 chromosome 4, arast.V10309.gnm1.PFL2, whole genome shotgun sequence:
- the LOC130975431 gene encoding protein FAR-RED ELONGATED HYPOCOTYL 3-like: MSVCHTIENNGEAGIRLSKIYQSFVAAAVGHHELNFIERDVRNYITREVQNVSELDDAKEFGKYLLRMKKKNQNFFFELELEDDQSIKLAFWADARSRAACEYFGDVIHLTPPIIQTGIICYFNVGFVAWEEMLRKRFSSINAKGYQGFSAFNEFAVTYDSVAAQVKCQCLLFESRGILCRHSLSVLSFERVTKVSPRYILERWSKNVKKRHTHIKSNHDAQLLAPRSKRFDELLFRSQNICEFTSEFEVLTAILHCAYDNVVVEMEELKVKRKGTCSLSHEDDSLESVNELQSPPMVRTRGHPKNRLGSKLDKQIANASKKKKMKVLSELNLFYAASVVQPNSNQYHEHVINYQFRDPVARDRFLGV; encoded by the exons ATGTCCGTGTGTCATACCATAGAGAATAACGGGGAAGCCGGTATCAGACTAAGCAAAATttaccaatcatttgttgcaGCAGCCGTGGGTCACCACGAGTTAAATTTTATCGAGAGAGACGTGAGGAATTACATCACGAGAGAAGTGCAGAATGTTTCGGAACTAGACGATGCAAAAGAATTTGGAAAATACttattaagaatgaaaaagaagaatcaGAATTTCTTTTTCGAGCTCGAACTCGAGGACGATCAGTCGATTAAGCTTGCTTTTTGGGCGGATGCAAGGAGCAGAGCTGCGTGTGAGTATTTCGGAGATGTTATTCATTTGACACCACCTATAATACAAACAG GTATAATCTG TTATTTCAATGTtggcttcgttgcatgggaggaaaTGCTCCGAAAGAGATTCTCATCGATCAATGCAAAGGGCTATCAAGGCTT CTCAGCATTCAACGAGTTTGCAGTTACGTACGACTCGGTAGCAGCCCAAGTTAAATGCCAGTGCTTATTATTCGAGTCAAGAGGGATATTGTGCCGTCACTCCCTAAGCGTGTTGAGCTTTGAACGAGTAACCAAAGTGTCACCAAGATACATATTGGAACGATGGAGCAAGAATGTAAAGAAGagacacacacacatcaagagcaaCCACGATGCGCAATTGTTGGCACCAAGAAGCAAGAGATTTGACGAATTGTTGTTTCGTTCGCAAAATATATGTGAATTTACATCAGAATTCGAGGTGCTCACCGCCATTCTGCACTGTGCCTACGATAATGTCGTGGTTGAGATGGAAGAACTAAAAGTTAAAAGGAAGGGGACATGTTCGTTATCTCACGAAGATGATAGCTTAGAATCtgttaacgagcttcaaagcccTCCAATGGTTCGAACAAGAGGACATCCAAAAAATAGGCTAGGTTCAAAGTTGGACaaacagattgcaaatgcctcaaagaagaagaaaatgaaagttCTAAGCGAG TTAAACCTTTTTTATGCTGCATCAGTGGTGCAACCAAATTCCAACCAATATCACGAACATGTTATAAATTATCAATTCAGGGATCCAGTAGCTAGGGATAGATTTTTGGGTGTATAG